CGGTCGCCGAGGAGCCGAGCGTCTCGGTCGAGGGCCAGAACTACACTCAGGGGGACACCCTCGATGTCGAAGGACAGGCGTGGATGGTCAACGTCAGCGACGGCTCCGGCCAGCTGTCGCGGGTCAACGAGTCGGTTCGGTTCACTGCCTCGTTCGCGAACAACTCGACGCTGCTCTTCCAAAACGGGACCTATCGGTCGGTGCCAAACGGCTCGGGTGGTGGGGGCGCAGCCGGGACCACCGGTCCAGCGACGACGAGTGCCGCCACCACGACGGGCGGCAGCGCCACGACGCCAGGCGCGAACGCCACCACCGCTCCGTCCGGCGGTGACACCAACGACTCCGCCGGAACGCGCTTCCGGGTCGTGATCGCCAACGCGACCGAGGGCAACGCCTCAGCCGGAAACGCTTCCGCCGGGAACGCCTCCGCCAACGCATCCAGCGGGAACGCGTCCGGCGGCAACGCCTCCGCTGGCAACGCATCGGGCGGGAACGCCGCGGCCGTGAACGTCTCGTCGTTCACGCTCCGCGAATCGTTCGACGTGACCCAGCGGCTGCAAGCCGATTCGGACGTCGCGGACACGCTGCTGTCCACGGTCAACGGGACCCAGTACGTCCGCTACCGGAACGGCACGACGCAGCAACTCGACGAGTACCTGCCGACGCCCGAGACCCGGAACGTCTCGGTCGGCGACTCGTTCCCGTATCAAAACAACTCCACGAGCGTCGCGGGCGTCAACACGAGCGGCGTGTCGCTCGCGTGGGAGGGGACCCGGAACGAATCGGTCGAGCTCGCGGCGGGCGAGAACGTCACCGTCGGTAACACGACCTACGTCGCCCAGTACGGCGCTGACAACAGCACCGTCACGCTCTCGCGCGACGTCGCCGGTTACCAGGCGGAACTGGCCGATCAGGCGGAGTTCCACGACCGCATCCTCGGTCTCTGGGGGATCGCCGTCATCAGCATCCTCGCCGCCATCCTCATCGCGGGACTCGCGTATCTGCCGGTTCGAGGCTGAGCTTTCTTCGGCACTTTCGATCTGGTCCAGCGGTTCGTACTGAACCTCTCGCCTGATTTCACGAGATCGTTCGTTCTCACGCCCGCGTGCCTGACGGCTCGGCTTGGCTCGTTGCGGCGTTTCCGATCACTCGAAACAAGACTCAGGAGAGGCCTGAACCACCCGAACGTCACTCGCCACGCTTGCTCGTTCTGTCTCTCGGATCTCTCTACGCGCCTCAGCAGTGCCGCGGACCTGTTCGGCGTGCTTCGACGGGCTGGGAGGGATTCGAACTACGCGCAGACGTGCTCGCTTTGCTGCGCGCGCCTGCTCTACTTCGACCCCCCAGCGTTCGCTGTTCACTCCTCGCCGTCGCTCGAAGGAACAGCGGGCTGGGAGGGATTCGAACCACCTGAACGTCGCTCGCTACGCTCGCTCGTTCCATCGTTCGAATCCTCCGTTGCCGCTCCGCTCCTCACGTCCGTTCGTCGCAGGAGCGGGCTGGGAGGGATTCGAACCCCCGACCGTCCGGTTAAAAGCCGGACGCTCTGCCTAACTGAGCTACCAGCCCACACGCGGTCTCGGGCCGTCGAGCCTAAATCAGTACCGTTCCGGCGGCGAATCCTCCGTCGGCTCCCACCCATCGAGCGCCTCGGCGACGAGGGTTGCGGGGTCGACGCCCCGGAGGGCGGCCTGGCGTCTGAGCTCGCGGTAGGTCCCCGGCGGGAGGTCGAGCGTCACCTCGCCTGGCGGCACGCCGTGCGCTTCGAGCGCCCGCTCCGGCGGCGTGCCCGCGTTGACGTCGCTCGCGATCGAGCGGACGTCCCGAACGGTGAGATCGGCGTCGAGGGTCGCCCACGCCAGCAGGAAGCGCGCCTCGCCCGCGACCCGGGCGATGTGCTTCGCCGCGGTCGGGGCGATCTCGCCGGTGGCGACGTACTGACGGATCGAACGGGGCAGATCGTGGACCCGCGCCCACTTCCGGATGAACGACACCGTGGCGTCGCCGTCGGTGCGCTCGGCCGCGGCCTTGTACGAGCCCTCGCCACGGACCAGGGCCGCACACGCCGCCGCCCCGCGGAGCATGTAGACGCTGTCGGCGTCACCCACCGAGTCGTCGGCGAACGACCGGACGATCTCGGCGGCGCGCGCCACGCTCTCGGGATCGTCGGGGTCGAACTGGACCGCCTCCCGCGCGCGCTCGCCGGCGAAGGCGGGATCGCCCCGGATCACCGGCTCGCCGACGGGCGAGTCGCGCTCGGGGCTCGCGTCGGGCGTGCCGTCAGGGCTCATACCGCTTCGTGGAGACG
The genomic region above belongs to Halococcus agarilyticus and contains:
- a CDS encoding DUF7119 family protein, which produces MSPDGTPDASPERDSPVGEPVIRGDPAFAGERAREAVQFDPDDPESVARAAEIVRSFADDSVGDADSVYMLRGAAACAALVRGEGSYKAAAERTDGDATVSFIRKWARVHDLPRSIRQYVATGEIAPTAAKHIARVAGEARFLLAWATLDADLTVRDVRSIASDVNAGTPPERALEAHGVPPGEVTLDLPPGTYRELRRQAALRGVDPATLVAEALDGWEPTEDSPPERY